One window of the Gordonia westfalica genome contains the following:
- a CDS encoding amidase, with product MSDTARWLSAVELAEAYRTGELTPELVAVELLDAVDDVDPSVNAFCLVDRDTTLAAARESTARLRAGTPLGPLDGVPVSIKDLLLTSGWPTLRGSLMIEPDQMVWDTDAPAVARLREAGAVLLGKVTTPEFGWKGVTDSPRTGITRNPWNASRTSGGSSGGSAAALAAGLGPLSVGTDGGGSIRIPAAYCGVVGFKATLGRVPMYPPSPFAPVAHVGPMTRTVGDCALLLDVLSGHDPRDWSALATPTESVAAAVADVRDLSDLRIGYSADLGFGSNDVGVQANADRVVSVLEQLGATVEKVDLGWDDPAWAYHVIWFAGADVVVRALGPGAEEKVDPLLLEALERHRDLTADDFVSANALRMEMGTAMGLFHEEFDLLVTPSMPTVAFEAGRTVPDGSASPDWTSWTPYSYPFNLTGQPAITVPSGFVDGLPTGVQFVAARHRDTTVLRVAAAYEAAAGFTMLGDRP from the coding sequence ATGTCGGACACGGCACGGTGGCTCAGCGCCGTCGAACTGGCCGAGGCCTACCGTACGGGTGAGCTGACGCCGGAGCTCGTGGCCGTCGAACTGCTCGACGCCGTGGACGACGTCGATCCGTCCGTCAACGCATTCTGCCTCGTGGACCGGGACACGACGCTCGCAGCCGCCCGCGAGAGCACTGCGCGGTTGCGTGCGGGAACACCCCTGGGGCCGCTCGACGGCGTGCCCGTCAGCATCAAGGACCTGCTGCTCACCAGCGGCTGGCCCACGCTACGCGGCTCGCTGATGATCGAGCCGGACCAGATGGTGTGGGACACCGACGCCCCGGCCGTCGCGCGACTCCGCGAGGCCGGCGCGGTGCTGCTGGGCAAGGTCACCACGCCGGAGTTCGGCTGGAAGGGTGTCACCGACAGCCCGCGCACCGGCATCACCCGCAACCCGTGGAACGCGTCGCGGACCTCCGGCGGGTCGAGCGGTGGTTCTGCCGCAGCGTTGGCGGCCGGGCTGGGGCCGCTGTCGGTGGGAACCGACGGCGGGGGATCGATTCGCATACCGGCCGCGTACTGCGGGGTCGTCGGATTCAAGGCGACGCTCGGCCGCGTGCCGATGTATCCGCCGAGCCCGTTCGCCCCGGTCGCTCACGTCGGCCCGATGACGAGGACGGTCGGGGACTGTGCGCTGCTCCTCGATGTCTTGAGCGGACATGATCCGCGGGACTGGTCGGCGCTGGCGACCCCGACCGAGAGTGTCGCTGCCGCCGTCGCCGATGTCCGGGACCTCTCCGATCTGCGGATCGGTTACAGCGCCGACCTCGGCTTCGGTTCGAATGATGTTGGTGTGCAGGCGAATGCTGACCGCGTCGTCTCGGTGCTCGAGCAGCTCGGTGCCACGGTGGAGAAGGTCGACCTCGGCTGGGATGACCCGGCGTGGGCCTATCACGTCATCTGGTTCGCCGGTGCCGACGTGGTGGTGCGAGCGCTCGGACCGGGCGCGGAGGAGAAGGTCGATCCGTTGCTCCTCGAAGCGCTCGAACGTCATCGGGACCTCACCGCCGACGACTTCGTGAGCGCGAACGCGCTACGCATGGAGATGGGGACCGCCATGGGCCTCTTCCACGAGGAGTTCGACCTCCTCGTCACCCCCTCGATGCCCACCGTCGCCTTCGAGGCGGGACGAACGGTTCCCGACGGATCGGCGTCGCCCGACTGGACGTCATGGACGCCGTACTCCTATCCGTTCAATCTCACGGGCCAGCCGGCGATCACGGTGCCCAGTGGATTCGTCGACGGTCTGCCGACGGGAGTGCAGTTTGTCGCTGCACGACACCGGGATACGACCGTGTTGCGGGTTGCGGCGGCCTACGAGGCGGCCGCGGGCTTCACGATGCTGGGGGATCGTCCGTGA
- a CDS encoding DUF3830 family protein: MTECADRFITVTLEKRGVTAVARMLDAEAPRTAAAVWDALPLGGQVFHGKFARNEIYTLLPAFAPVEPGAENTTITPIPGDLCYFTFDGVLDNPAYGYDPGSAPAGHRLLIDLAVFYGRNNLLVNGDVGWVPGNVFATITEGLEEFAAACNDVWMGGARGETLTYARLSR; encoded by the coding sequence GTGACCGAATGCGCCGACCGATTCATCACCGTGACACTCGAGAAGCGAGGGGTGACCGCGGTGGCGCGGATGCTCGACGCGGAGGCGCCACGGACGGCGGCGGCGGTCTGGGACGCGCTGCCGCTGGGCGGCCAGGTCTTCCACGGCAAGTTCGCGCGCAACGAGATCTACACGCTGTTACCGGCATTCGCGCCGGTGGAACCGGGTGCGGAGAACACTACCATCACGCCGATTCCCGGCGATCTCTGCTACTTCACCTTCGACGGCGTGTTGGACAACCCCGCCTACGGATACGACCCGGGTTCCGCACCGGCGGGACACCGTCTGCTGATCGACCTGGCCGTGTTCTACGGCCGGAACAACCTGCTGGTCAACGGCGACGTCGGCTGGGTTCCGGGCAACGTGTTCGCCACCATCACCGAGGGCCTGGAAGAATTCGCGGCTGCGTGCAACGACGTCTGGATGGGCGGCGCGCGGGGTGAAACGCTGACCTACGCCCGCCTGTCGCGGTAA
- a CDS encoding GntR family transcriptional regulator, protein MTVTINVDGDNPGADGPGGRRTVSHQGKQGGSTRRRVLTPLVQESTPAIIARKLHNAIANGDFPPGSQLTESGLAADLGVSRGPLREAMQRLTAEGLLVSHRNRGLFVVSLEEDDIRDMYVARTAVERAAVQQVIAHRESDAVSALNEAVEAMRAFVDEPNGAGMAEADMGFHQTLVELAESQRLSRLHETILVETRMCLRAMRGTYSSGKDRIDEHQALVDAIAAGDSAKADALMIEHMADGLRRLIGDADDLTVSGS, encoded by the coding sequence ATGACGGTGACGATCAACGTGGATGGAGACAACCCGGGCGCGGACGGTCCGGGAGGTCGACGAACCGTGTCTCACCAGGGAAAACAGGGTGGTTCGACGCGCCGCCGTGTCCTCACCCCGTTGGTGCAGGAGTCGACACCGGCGATCATCGCGCGTAAGTTGCACAATGCCATTGCGAACGGTGACTTCCCGCCGGGGTCGCAGTTGACGGAGTCGGGTCTCGCCGCAGACCTGGGTGTCAGCCGCGGTCCGCTGCGTGAGGCGATGCAACGTCTCACCGCGGAGGGTCTGCTGGTCAGCCATCGCAACCGGGGCCTGTTCGTCGTCTCGTTGGAAGAGGATGACATCCGCGACATGTACGTCGCCCGCACGGCGGTGGAACGTGCTGCCGTGCAACAGGTCATCGCGCACCGCGAATCGGACGCGGTGAGCGCGCTGAACGAGGCCGTCGAGGCCATGCGCGCGTTCGTCGATGAACCCAACGGTGCGGGGATGGCAGAGGCGGACATGGGATTTCATCAGACGTTGGTGGAACTTGCTGAAAGTCAGAGGCTTTCGCGCCTCCATGAGACGATTCTGGTGGAGACGCGAATGTGTTTGCGAGCCATGCGAGGGACATATTCATCGGGAAAGGATCGGATCGACGAACATCAGGCGTTGGTGGACGCCATCGCTGCGGGGGATTCTGCGAAGGCAGATGCACTGATGATCGAGCACATGGCCGACGGTCTGCGCCGATTGATCGGTGACGCCGACGATCTCACCGTGTCCGGGAGCTGA
- a CDS encoding MFS transporter, which yields MSDTTPADTYEQLAPDPESPEGRKLLHKAIGASAIGNATEWYDYGVYAAASVYLTQAFFPGDFGTIGTMLGFAVSFVLRPLGGMIWGPIGDRIGRKSVLAMTILLISGATALIGLLPTHASIGVWAPILLILLRVVQGFSTGGEYGGAATFMAEYAPDNKRGKYGSFLEFGTLAGFCGGTAFVLLLQLGLTDSQMDQWGWRIPFLLALPMGLIGLYLRSQMDDTPVFQELEQENEITGSAWTRFKDLLVNYRRPILTMFGMVIALNVANYTLLAYQPTYLQNTINLSETSASVVNLIGQLVMMLLIPFFGWWSDSTGRKPMWWGSLIGLFVLAIPLYWLMGQGFAWAIVAFVILGALYIPQLATISATFPAMFPTQVRYAGFAISYNVATAAFGGTAPLVNDAVVENTDWNLFPAAYMMGACAIGMIALLFLKETAGCSIRGTEIPSKENDFHELQEMPAESKA from the coding sequence ATGAGCGACACGACACCAGCGGATACTTATGAGCAGCTCGCCCCGGACCCGGAATCACCCGAGGGCCGGAAACTACTTCACAAGGCCATCGGTGCCTCGGCCATCGGAAACGCCACCGAGTGGTACGACTACGGCGTATACGCCGCGGCCTCGGTCTATCTGACCCAAGCCTTCTTTCCTGGTGACTTCGGAACCATCGGCACCATGCTGGGTTTCGCGGTCTCCTTCGTGCTCCGCCCTCTCGGCGGCATGATCTGGGGACCCATCGGCGACCGCATCGGTCGCAAATCGGTTCTCGCCATGACGATTCTGCTGATCTCGGGCGCCACCGCGCTCATCGGCCTGCTACCCACGCACGCTTCGATCGGCGTGTGGGCGCCGATCCTGTTGATCCTGCTCCGCGTCGTCCAGGGTTTCTCGACCGGCGGCGAATACGGCGGTGCGGCAACGTTCATGGCCGAGTACGCGCCGGACAACAAGCGCGGCAAGTACGGTTCCTTCCTCGAGTTCGGCACCCTCGCCGGCTTCTGCGGTGGTACCGCATTCGTCCTGCTCCTGCAGTTGGGTCTCACCGACTCTCAGATGGACCAGTGGGGCTGGCGCATCCCGTTCCTGCTCGCGCTGCCCATGGGCCTGATCGGGTTGTACCTGCGGTCGCAGATGGACGACACCCCCGTCTTCCAGGAACTCGAGCAGGAGAACGAGATCACGGGAAGCGCATGGACGCGCTTCAAGGATCTGCTCGTCAACTACCGGCGGCCGATCCTCACGATGTTCGGCATGGTGATCGCCCTGAACGTCGCCAACTACACGTTGCTGGCGTATCAGCCGACCTACCTGCAGAACACGATCAACCTGAGCGAGACGTCGGCGAGTGTCGTCAACCTGATCGGGCAGCTCGTGATGATGTTGCTCATCCCGTTCTTCGGCTGGTGGTCGGACTCTACCGGACGTAAACCGATGTGGTGGGGGTCGCTGATCGGCCTGTTCGTCCTCGCGATACCGCTGTACTGGCTCATGGGCCAGGGATTCGCCTGGGCGATAGTGGCATTCGTGATCCTCGGAGCGCTCTACATCCCGCAGCTGGCCACCATCTCGGCGACCTTCCCGGCCATGTTCCCGACGCAGGTGCGATATGCGGGCTTCGCGATCTCCTACAACGTCGCCACCGCCGCCTTCGGCGGTACGGCACCGCTGGTCAACGACGCCGTGGTCGAGAACACCGACTGGAACCTCTTCCCGGCTGCGTACATGATGGGTGCCTGCGCCATCGGCATGATCGCTCTCCTGTTCCTGAAGGAGACCGCGGGATGCTCGATCCGCGGAACCGAGATCCCCAGCAAGGAGAACGACTTCCACGAGTTGCAGGAGATGCCGGCGGAGTCGAAGGCCTGA
- a CDS encoding M20 family metallopeptidase, which produces MSGDREPELSPAEQSIVDLIDEAAITALTTALVEAPSENPGGTEGAAVEVLEKACRALGLAVDTHEVAPQRPNLIATLPGGDGPGLMFLGHSDVVPAGPNWTADPYTVRTRDGRLYGRGTTDMKGGIAAVVAAMSVLSRARDFGVALSGPVRLVCTVDEEEHGSGVRDFVGRPSDSDFLGCIVAEPTDMQVVRGCRGASYIEIDVTGRAAHSGRPSDGRSAIDAAAAIVDIVRADHRRLAETLDDLLGCGTWNVGIIRGGQGISVVAPTSYLGIDRRLMPDEDPHAIAETLRKTIREKKIDTDGISVEVRVTMEMPGFATAPDHPLVTAAVGSVTDAGTATSVGGWSAACDGGFVSRDLGIPSIVLGPGNINTDAHQPDESVAIADLVTAAKAYTLAGLRLLHPPAE; this is translated from the coding sequence GTGAGCGGTGACCGAGAACCTGAGCTGAGTCCAGCCGAGCAGTCCATCGTCGATCTGATCGACGAGGCCGCGATCACCGCGCTCACCACCGCGCTGGTGGAGGCGCCGAGCGAGAATCCGGGCGGCACCGAGGGCGCCGCCGTCGAGGTCCTGGAGAAGGCGTGCCGTGCTCTCGGGCTCGCCGTCGACACCCACGAGGTGGCGCCACAGCGCCCCAACCTGATCGCCACCCTCCCCGGCGGAGACGGGCCGGGGCTGATGTTCCTCGGTCACTCCGACGTCGTGCCCGCGGGCCCCAACTGGACCGCCGATCCGTACACGGTGCGGACGCGTGACGGCCGCCTCTACGGGCGTGGCACCACCGACATGAAGGGCGGGATCGCGGCCGTCGTGGCGGCCATGAGCGTGCTGTCGCGCGCCCGTGACTTCGGCGTCGCGCTCTCCGGCCCGGTGCGCCTGGTGTGCACGGTCGACGAGGAGGAGCACGGTAGCGGCGTCCGCGACTTCGTCGGCCGTCCCTCCGACTCCGACTTCCTCGGTTGCATCGTCGCCGAACCCACCGACATGCAGGTCGTCCGCGGTTGCCGCGGTGCGTCGTACATCGAGATCGACGTGACCGGACGCGCCGCACACTCGGGTCGTCCGTCCGACGGCCGGAGTGCCATCGACGCGGCCGCCGCGATCGTCGACATCGTCCGCGCCGATCACCGACGTCTCGCCGAGACCCTCGACGACCTCCTCGGGTGCGGCACCTGGAATGTCGGCATCATCCGGGGCGGACAGGGCATCTCGGTGGTCGCACCGACGAGCTACCTGGGTATCGACCGGCGCCTCATGCCCGACGAGGACCCGCACGCGATCGCCGAGACCCTCCGAAAGACGATCCGCGAGAAGAAGATCGACACCGACGGGATCTCGGTGGAGGTCCGCGTCACCATGGAGATGCCCGGCTTCGCGACCGCCCCCGACCATCCGCTCGTCACCGCGGCCGTCGGTTCGGTCACCGATGCCGGTACCGCGACCTCGGTGGGAGGGTGGAGCGCTGCGTGCGACGGCGGCTTCGTCAGCCGCGACCTCGGCATCCCCTCGATCGTGTTGGGCCCCGGCAACATCAACACCGACGCACATCAGCCCGACGAGTCGGTCGCCATCGCAGATCTGGTCACTGCGGCAAAGGCGTACACGCTCGCCGGGCTGAGGCTGCTACATCCGCCGGCCGAGTAG
- a CDS encoding PLP-dependent aminotransferase family protein: protein MTTTTESVNEVRHSGPTLPLAGRTKDLVGSMIDSSTSLLAAQSHDIVRFAMGSPADEAVPADEFRQIAGEILDHTSFTYGATEGEPRLLQLLVDYLATTPDPSTHDRLVITTGGMQGLDLACKLFVDPGDLVVVESPTYTNGSATALSYGAQLLEVPVDDDGMQVDQLADLVARTHKTPKAIYTIPTFQNPSGVTMSEERRRELLRLAHTWGSVVIDDDPYGLLRFAGTDIPTFQTLSPGDPLIFSVRTFSKILAPGWRVGWVDADPSLRQLLINGKQAMDTCTNVPNQHIVAEYIARGGLEDHLAGIRTLYRERKDAMLDSIARHLGDRVVTTNPEGGFFLWVTLREEFAEIDTRELFEIALADGVAFIPGPALSPGGRFRNSMRLCFASSTPDRIDEGIRRLTVSLEKMAR, encoded by the coding sequence ATGACCACAACGACCGAATCCGTCAACGAAGTGCGTCATTCCGGCCCGACGCTCCCCCTGGCCGGGCGGACGAAGGATCTCGTCGGCTCGATGATCGACTCGTCGACCTCCCTGCTGGCCGCCCAGTCCCACGACATCGTGCGCTTCGCGATGGGTTCACCCGCCGACGAGGCCGTCCCCGCCGACGAGTTCCGGCAGATCGCCGGCGAGATCCTCGACCACACGTCGTTCACCTACGGCGCCACCGAGGGTGAGCCCCGGCTGCTGCAGCTGCTCGTCGACTACTTGGCCACCACACCCGACCCGTCGACCCACGACCGCCTGGTGATCACGACCGGCGGCATGCAGGGCCTCGACCTCGCCTGCAAGCTGTTCGTCGACCCCGGCGACCTGGTCGTCGTCGAATCCCCGACCTACACCAACGGCAGCGCGACGGCCCTCTCCTACGGTGCACAGCTGCTCGAGGTGCCCGTCGACGACGACGGCATGCAGGTCGACCAGCTCGCGGATCTGGTGGCACGCACCCACAAGACCCCCAAGGCGATCTACACGATCCCGACCTTCCAGAACCCGTCGGGCGTCACGATGTCGGAGGAACGACGCCGCGAGCTGCTGCGCCTGGCGCACACCTGGGGCTCGGTCGTCATCGACGACGACCCGTACGGGTTGCTGCGCTTCGCCGGCACCGACATCCCGACCTTCCAGACGCTGAGCCCCGGCGATCCGCTGATCTTCTCGGTGCGGACCTTCTCGAAGATCCTGGCGCCCGGGTGGCGCGTCGGCTGGGTGGACGCCGACCCGTCGCTGCGGCAGCTGCTCATCAACGGCAAGCAGGCCATGGACACCTGCACCAATGTGCCCAACCAGCACATCGTCGCCGAGTACATCGCCCGCGGCGGCCTCGAGGACCACCTCGCCGGCATCCGCACGCTGTACCGCGAACGCAAGGACGCGATGCTAGACTCCATCGCGCGGCACCTCGGTGATCGCGTCGTCACCACCAACCCGGAGGGCGGCTTCTTCCTGTGGGTCACGCTGCGGGAGGAGTTCGCCGAGATCGACACCCGTGAGCTGTTCGAGATCGCCCTCGCCGACGGCGTCGCGTTCATCCCGGGCCCGGCACTGTCACCGGGCGGCCGGTTCCGGAACTCGATGCGTCTGTGCTTCGCGTCGAGCACGCCGGACCGGATCGACGAAGGTATTCGACGCCTCACCGTGAGTCTTGAGAAGATGGCACGGTGA
- a CDS encoding M24 family metallopeptidase — MYLGTQLFTDSEYEQRLTKVRELMDRQGLSAIIVTDPANIFYLIGYNAWSFYTPQMLFVPIEGDMVFYAREMDAHGAHRTTWLPEEQIVGYPESYVHRPHVHPFDWVAWSLRQRHAIAPASRGGSVGLEMDSHFFSPKAYRALHNAIPEWKLVDNFELVNWVRSVKSEAEVQLMRQAGMVCSEAMRAAIDTIDVGVRQCDAAAAISQAQITGTPDYGGDYPAIVPMMPTGAAADTPHLTWHQGTFTEDEAVVVELTGAHSRYHCPLARTVSLGTPNKDLDYVAKATAEGLNNVLEAIKPGVATRELASTWNWTLAKYGLEKPSRLGYSIGIGYPPDWGERTISIRSEDETILETNMTFHIVCGMWMDNYGFELSESVRVSPTGVECFTSFPRELIQK, encoded by the coding sequence ATGTACCTCGGTACTCAGCTGTTCACCGACAGCGAGTACGAACAGCGCCTGACGAAGGTCCGTGAACTCATGGACCGTCAGGGGTTGTCGGCGATCATCGTCACCGACCCGGCCAACATCTTCTATCTGATCGGGTACAACGCGTGGTCGTTCTACACCCCGCAGATGCTGTTCGTCCCGATCGAGGGCGACATGGTGTTCTACGCCCGGGAGATGGACGCCCATGGCGCACACCGCACGACGTGGTTGCCGGAGGAGCAGATCGTCGGGTATCCGGAGAGCTATGTGCATCGGCCGCATGTGCATCCGTTCGACTGGGTGGCGTGGTCGCTGCGCCAGCGCCACGCCATCGCACCGGCCTCCCGGGGCGGCTCGGTCGGCCTGGAGATGGACTCACACTTCTTCTCCCCCAAGGCATACCGTGCCCTGCACAATGCGATCCCGGAGTGGAAGCTCGTCGACAACTTCGAGCTCGTGAACTGGGTGCGCTCGGTCAAGTCCGAGGCCGAGGTCCAGTTGATGAGGCAGGCCGGGATGGTGTGTTCGGAGGCGATGCGCGCCGCCATCGACACCATCGATGTCGGTGTGCGGCAATGCGATGCGGCCGCGGCGATCTCGCAGGCACAGATCACCGGGACACCGGACTACGGTGGCGACTACCCGGCGATCGTGCCGATGATGCCGACCGGCGCGGCCGCCGACACCCCGCATCTCACCTGGCATCAGGGCACCTTCACCGAGGACGAGGCGGTGGTCGTCGAGCTGACCGGCGCACACAGCCGATATCACTGCCCGCTCGCGCGGACCGTCTCGCTGGGTACGCCGAACAAGGATCTCGACTACGTCGCGAAGGCGACCGCCGAGGGCCTGAACAACGTCCTCGAGGCGATCAAACCGGGAGTGGCGACCCGCGAGCTCGCCTCCACCTGGAACTGGACCCTGGCCAAGTACGGCCTCGAGAAGCCATCGCGCCTGGGATATTCGATCGGCATCGGGTATCCGCCGGACTGGGGTGAGCGCACCATCAGTATCCGTTCCGAGGACGAGACCATCCTCGAGACCAACATGACCTTCCACATCGTCTGCGGAATGTGGATGGACAACTACGGTTTCGAGCTCTCCGAATCGGTGCGGGTGAGCCCCACCGGCGTCGAATGCTTCACGTCGTTCCCGAGGGAACTGATCCAGAAATAG
- a CDS encoding NAD-dependent succinate-semialdehyde dehydrogenase — MTAIATHQVPDAISSIHTDLFIDGEWVPAAAGDRFDVLNPATGELLAQVADADATDARRALETAASHQAEWAATSPRSRSEILYRAYQLIMDRVDEIASVMTAEMGKPLAEAKGEVAYGAEFFRWFAEEAVRIGGDQTTTGDGANRIVVSKQPVGPCILITPWNFPLAMGTRKIGPAVAAGCTMVLKPAELTPLTTLLLADILVEAGLPAGVLNVVTTTDPSSVVTEWMDSGLARKVSFTGSTEVGKTLLRQAAGTVMRTSMELGGNAPFIVCADADISRAVDGLMLAKMRNTGQACTAANRIFVHRSVIDEFTEAFTAKMAALKVGDGAADGTQVGPLVEPKAVAKVSSLVDDAVAKGATVACGGEAPEGPGYFYPPTVLTGVGLDADLVRNEIFGPVAAIIPFGDADNPLDPAADDEVISLANDTAWGLVAYFFSQDVDRCARLSAELEAGMVGVNTGIVSNPAAPFGGVKESGLGREGGRVGIEEFLDMKYTATPIRR; from the coding sequence ATGACGGCCATTGCCACCCACCAGGTCCCCGACGCCATCTCGTCGATCCACACCGACCTGTTCATCGACGGTGAATGGGTCCCGGCCGCCGCGGGCGACCGATTCGACGTGCTCAATCCGGCCACCGGCGAACTGCTCGCGCAGGTTGCCGACGCCGACGCCACCGATGCCCGGCGCGCGCTCGAGACCGCGGCCTCGCATCAGGCCGAGTGGGCGGCCACGTCACCCCGCAGCCGCAGCGAGATCCTCTACCGCGCATATCAACTCATCATGGACCGGGTCGACGAGATCGCCTCGGTGATGACCGCCGAGATGGGTAAGCCGCTGGCCGAGGCCAAGGGCGAGGTCGCCTACGGCGCCGAGTTCTTCCGCTGGTTCGCCGAGGAGGCCGTGCGTATCGGCGGCGACCAGACGACCACCGGCGACGGCGCGAACCGGATCGTGGTGAGCAAGCAACCCGTCGGCCCCTGCATCCTGATCACGCCGTGGAACTTCCCGCTGGCCATGGGCACCCGCAAGATCGGGCCGGCGGTCGCGGCGGGCTGCACAATGGTCCTCAAGCCGGCCGAGCTCACCCCGCTGACCACGCTCCTGCTGGCCGACATCCTCGTCGAGGCAGGCCTGCCCGCCGGCGTGCTGAACGTCGTGACCACCACCGATCCGTCGTCGGTGGTCACCGAGTGGATGGACAGCGGACTCGCCCGCAAGGTCAGCTTCACCGGGTCCACCGAGGTCGGGAAGACGTTGCTGCGTCAGGCCGCCGGCACCGTCATGCGGACCTCGATGGAGCTGGGCGGCAATGCGCCGTTCATCGTGTGCGCGGACGCCGACATCTCCCGCGCCGTCGACGGCCTCATGCTGGCCAAGATGCGCAACACGGGACAGGCCTGCACCGCGGCGAACCGGATCTTCGTGCACCGCAGTGTGATCGACGAGTTCACCGAGGCGTTCACGGCGAAGATGGCCGCACTGAAGGTCGGCGACGGTGCGGCCGACGGCACCCAGGTCGGGCCCCTCGTCGAGCCGAAGGCCGTGGCCAAGGTCTCCTCGCTCGTCGACGACGCCGTGGCCAAGGGCGCGACGGTGGCCTGCGGCGGCGAGGCTCCCGAGGGGCCCGGCTACTTCTACCCGCCGACGGTCCTGACCGGCGTCGGACTCGACGCCGACCTGGTGCGCAACGAGATCTTCGGTCCGGTCGCGGCGATCATCCCGTTCGGCGACGCCGACAATCCCCTCGACCCCGCCGCCGACGACGAGGTGATCTCGCTGGCCAACGACACCGCATGGGGCCTGGTCGCCTACTTCTTCAGCCAGGACGTCGACCGCTGCGCTCGCCTGTCGGCCGAGCTGGAAGCCGGTATGGTCGGGGTGAACACCGGCATCGTGTCGAATCCGGCCGCTCCGTTCGGCGGTGTCAAGGAATCCGGCCTCGGCCGTGAGGGTGGCCGCGTGGGCATCGAGGAATTCCTCGACATGAAGTACACGGCGACACCGATCCGCCGCTGA